Proteins co-encoded in one Thamnophis elegans isolate rThaEle1 chromosome 1, rThaEle1.pri, whole genome shotgun sequence genomic window:
- the OSGEPL1 gene encoding probable tRNA N6-adenosine threonylcarbamoyltransferase, mitochondrial isoform X2, producing the protein MEDISAVATTVMPGLALCLGIGLKYSLELVKKHQKPFIPIHHMEAHALTVRLTDLVPFPFLVLLLSGGHCILAVAQGVSDFLLLGQTKDIAPGDMLDKVARSLSLHNHPECSGMTGGRAIETLAQQGDILRYKFTIPMQRYRDCTFSFGGLRSQITRKISKEEKAEGLQEGQHLSCLPDIAAAALYTMTVHIVERTHRAILFCKEKGIIPPGKETLVVSGGVASNQYVRRSLQLLADATNFTLVCPPPKLCTDNGVMIAWNGIEKLSAGLDIFHNVEHFRYEPKAPLGTDISEQVKDAFIKVPAINLAV; encoded by the exons ATGGAGGATATCTCGGCTGTTGCAACAACTGTGATGCCAGGTCTTGCGTTGTGCCTTGGAATTGGATTGAAATACAGTTTAGAACTGGTGAAGAAGCATCAGAAACCTTTTATCCCTATCCATCATATGGAAGCACATGCGCTCACCGTCCGACTGACGGATCTCGTCCCATTTCCTTTTCTTGTCCTTTTACTCTCGGGGGGTCATTGTATACTGGCAGTAGCACAAGGAGTTTCAGATTTTCTTCTCCTTGGACAAACAAAGGACATCGCGCCAGGGGACATGCTTGACAAG gtagCTAGAAGTCTTTCTTTACATAATCATCCAGAGTGCTCTGGCATGACTGGTGGGAGAGCAATAGAAACCTTGGCTCAGCAGGGTGACATTCTGCGATacaaattcacaatccccatgcAGCGATACCGTGATTGCACCTTCTCTTTTGGTGGTCTGCGAAGCCAAATCACTAGAAAgatttcaaaagaagaaaaggcagaAG GCCTTCAGGAAGGGCAACATCTCTCCTGTCTTCCGGACATTGCCGCGGCAGCCCTGTATACCATGACTGTTCACATTGTTGAGCGAACCCATCGGGCTATTCTCTTCTGCAAAGAGAAAGGAATCATACCCCCAGGGAAAGAAACTTTG GTAGTTTCAGGAGGTGTTGCAAGTAACCAATATGTCCGTAGATCTCTGCAACTTCTAGCAGATGCTACTAATTTCACATTGGTTTGTCCACCTCCAAAGCTTTGCACTGACAATGGTGTTATGATTGCATg GAATGGAATTGAAAAGCTTTCTGCAGGATTAGATATCTTTCATAATGTAGAACATTTCAGATATGAACCAAA AGCTCCACTTGGAACTGATATCTCAGAACAAGTAAAAGACGCTTTCATCAAAGTGCCAGCAATAAATCTAGCAGTATGA
- the OSGEPL1 gene encoding probable tRNA N6-adenosine threonylcarbamoyltransferase, mitochondrial isoform X1: MALTQFLSRGPYFLKSLTAPSLGRIWKIPICSWNNYLRKVSFHGGKSVSTKIVLGIETSCDDTGAAVVDETGSILGEALHSQTDVHLKTGGIIPPVAQQLHQENIARVVQHAVSASGVSMEDISAVATTVMPGLALCLGIGLKYSLELVKKHQKPFIPIHHMEAHALTVRLTDLVPFPFLVLLLSGGHCILAVAQGVSDFLLLGQTKDIAPGDMLDKVARSLSLHNHPECSGMTGGRAIETLAQQGDILRYKFTIPMQRYRDCTFSFGGLRSQITRKISKEEKAEGLQEGQHLSCLPDIAAAALYTMTVHIVERTHRAILFCKEKGIIPPGKETLVVSGGVASNQYVRRSLQLLADATNFTLVCPPPKLCTDNGVMIAWNGIEKLSAGLDIFHNVEHFRYEPKAPLGTDISEQVKDAFIKVPAINLAV, from the exons ATGGCTTTGACACAG TTTCTTTCCAGGGGTCCTTATTTTCTGAAATCTTTAACAGCGCCCAGTTTGGGAAGAATATGGAAGATTCCTATATGTTCTTGGAATAATTATTTAAGAAAGGTCTCCTTTCACGGTGGCAAATCTGTTTCTACTAAAATAGTTCTGGGAATAGAAACCAGCTGTGATGATACAGGAGCTGCTGTGGTAGAtgaaactggtagcattttaggAGAAGCATTACATTCTCAAACTGATGTTCATTTAAA AACAGGTGGCATTATTCCTCCAGTAGCACAGCAGCTTCACCAAGAAAATATCGCAAGGGTAGTACAACATGCAGTCTCAGCCAGTGGCGTCAGCATGGAGGATATCTCGGCTGTTGCAACAACTGTGATGCCAGGTCTTGCGTTGTGCCTTGGAATTGGATTGAAATACAGTTTAGAACTGGTGAAGAAGCATCAGAAACCTTTTATCCCTATCCATCATATGGAAGCACATGCGCTCACCGTCCGACTGACGGATCTCGTCCCATTTCCTTTTCTTGTCCTTTTACTCTCGGGGGGTCATTGTATACTGGCAGTAGCACAAGGAGTTTCAGATTTTCTTCTCCTTGGACAAACAAAGGACATCGCGCCAGGGGACATGCTTGACAAG gtagCTAGAAGTCTTTCTTTACATAATCATCCAGAGTGCTCTGGCATGACTGGTGGGAGAGCAATAGAAACCTTGGCTCAGCAGGGTGACATTCTGCGATacaaattcacaatccccatgcAGCGATACCGTGATTGCACCTTCTCTTTTGGTGGTCTGCGAAGCCAAATCACTAGAAAgatttcaaaagaagaaaaggcagaAG GCCTTCAGGAAGGGCAACATCTCTCCTGTCTTCCGGACATTGCCGCGGCAGCCCTGTATACCATGACTGTTCACATTGTTGAGCGAACCCATCGGGCTATTCTCTTCTGCAAAGAGAAAGGAATCATACCCCCAGGGAAAGAAACTTTG GTAGTTTCAGGAGGTGTTGCAAGTAACCAATATGTCCGTAGATCTCTGCAACTTCTAGCAGATGCTACTAATTTCACATTGGTTTGTCCACCTCCAAAGCTTTGCACTGACAATGGTGTTATGATTGCATg GAATGGAATTGAAAAGCTTTCTGCAGGATTAGATATCTTTCATAATGTAGAACATTTCAGATATGAACCAAA AGCTCCACTTGGAACTGATATCTCAGAACAAGTAAAAGACGCTTTCATCAAAGTGCCAGCAATAAATCTAGCAGTATGA